The genomic interval TAGATTCGGTCCTGCCGGTCCAGCGCCATGGCGGTGACCTTGCCGGTGAGGATGGGCGCCTGGCGTCCGAAGCCTTCGGCCGGACCGGCGGCCCCGGCCGCCGGCAGGAAGGGTGCCAGGACCAGAACAGCCAGCAGCAACAGGATCCCGCATCGCCACGTTCCCTTCATGATTGCAGACCTCGCCTCGGAATGGTCGGCCTCTGGAGGTCGGGGAGCCCAGGGGGCCTCAGATCCCGTCCTTGGTGGAATGACATTTGAAACAGCCCGTGCCGGCGGCGGCGCCGGTGGTGCCCACCACCATGGCTGTCCGGTCCCAGCGCAGCATGTCCGGGAAAGGACTGCCATGGGCGCGGTGGCAGGACAGGCAGATGACCTTGTCGGTGCCTGGACGTACGACGTTGGCCGCAAAACCGGTCAGGGTCGGCTCCGGCCGGCCCACCGGCACCTGGGGGTCATAGACCGTGTAGCTGGTGTACTCGGACCCCGCCTCGCCGGGAATGACCGCATCGGCGGGGTGCCGCAGCCAGGGGCTGGCGCCGCCGCCGTTGTCGGTGCCCATGAAGGTGGTGGCAAAGCCGGGAGAGTGGAAGTTGTAGTGGCAGCCGGCACAAAACTTGCCAATCGATTGCGGACTCTGGTTGTCCGAGCCGTCGCCGCCGTAATAGGTGTTGTGAGCGGTACCGGTCGGGCTCTGCTCCCAGTCAGGATCCTCGATGCCAGTGACACCGGCACCGCCCAGGAAATCGTGACCGGAGGGGGCGGCCAGGAAGCGGTACCAGCCGCCGTCTGCGCCCACCGGCTGGCCGGCCGGGTCGCCGCCGTGGTGCCTGACGCTGTTGTGGCAGCCCTGGCAGCCGTTCTTGCGGCCGCCGGTGGTCTGGGCATCGGTCAGGGTCAGGGAGACATGGCAGCTGTTGGCGCAGCCGACCGCGCCCGGCGCCACCTCGAGGGCGGCGTCTCTGGCCGAGACGCCCCGGACGTTGTGGCCGTGCTCGTCGCCCAGCGCGGCCACCCAGTAGAAGTTGCCTCCAGCCAGCGGGTCGGCGGGCGGAACCAGATTGTAGACGATGGGAATGCGGGAATCGGCGACACTGACGATGGTTGCCCCGGCACTGCTTGTGTGGCAGCCGACGCAGTCGGTGACCAGGAGGGCGCCCTGGGGGCCGCTACCGGTGCCACCGCTCAGGCTGCCGCCGCTCCAGCCCGCCCCGGTGCCACTGGCCACCACCGCGGCGCCGGCCTGGCTGTTGTGCATGGTGTGGCAATTGCTGCACAGGCCGCTCACCCGAGCGTGACTGGTCGATTCCCAGCACAGCACCATGCCCATCGCCAGAGCCATGATCCGTCCGTCGTGCATGCCCGTGCTCCATCCGCCATTCGGCGCCGGGGCCGCGAATCCTTGGCCCCGGTGCAGCGCGCCGCCGGCCGTGCTGGCCTCGGAGCTGCGCTGGCTGGCCCCCCGATCATCACGTGGCCCGGATGGCCGACAAGGCTTCCTTTTCCCTTTATCGCGGCACTGTTCCGATGTCTTTTCTAGGGGTTGGCGTGAGCTGGCAACACTCAAGCCATAATCCCATAGTACGAAATAGCCCCTGCCAGGACAATGGAAGCCATTTCTCGGAAGCTTGACCTTGTGGGAAGGGACTTCTCGTAACGTTCCTGGGGCGGGGCCGGGGCAGGACCTTTCAGCCAGCGTTTCCGGCGTTGCGCAGGGTCCGGCTGGGGGGAGTCGGACGGCAGGGGGCACGTTGGGCCGCGAGCCTGTCCAGAAACAGGGACAGCTCCAGAAAGAGATCCGAGGGCAGCTGGCAGAAGGCGACGCCCAGACGGAAGAGGCGGCGGTGCCCTGCTCCGACCTCGGTGCATGAGGTCACCCGGCCGCTGAGGCGAACCCGGGAGGTCAGGCGGAACGGAAACTGGACCACCAGCTCCAGGTGGGCTCCTGGAGGCAGGCACTGCTCGCAGACCAGACAGAGGCCACCCTGGCTCAGGTCCTGACTCTGGGCCATGCAAAAGGGAGCCTGGGATCCTTGCCGCCGCAGGCTCAGGACCAGCGGGCGGTCAAGACGGCAGTACTGGCGCGTTTCCATGGCTGGCTCTCCTCCTGTCCGGCTGCCGTCCCGTACAAAACGATCACGGGGCAGCTGCGCCGGTTCCCGGCAGCTCGGCGAGGCGCTGCCGGGCCCGGCCGGCCAACTGCCCATCGGGGTAGCGGTCGATCAATGTCTGGAATCCCTGGCGGGCTGCCGTCAGGTCGCCCAGCTGGCTCTGGGACTCGGCACGGTAGAACAGCCACAGGGGCGACTTGCTGTCGATCCTGTCCGGGGATGCGGTGGCGGTAGCAGACAACTGCAGGAGCTCGGCCCAGGAGCCGTTCAAATACAACGCCCTGGCCATGGAGATCTCTGCGGCCGGCAGCACCGGGGAGGCGGGATAGCGGCTTCGGAGCTGGGCACGGCGTGCCAGCGCTGCCGCCACCCGGGGCGGCTGATAGTCCCGCAGATCCATCTCGATCAGGCGCCAGTAGCTTTCCTGGGCCAGGGGCACATCCGGACACTGGTCGATGATCTCCTGGTACAGATCCGTCATCCGCCCCAGGTTCGCGGTCCGGTCCGGTCCTTGCGCCAGGTCGTGGATGGTGGAGAAGAGGGCCATGGCCCTCTTCTCCTGGTCATCACGGGACATCGGCGCCTTGTGCACGGGGCCCGCCTGGGAATCGGCCGTGATCCCTGCCGCCTCCGGTTGGGCAGCGGGGGCAGACGGCGGCCGCCACAGATGGGGGGCAAGAAGAAGGCTCGTGATCAGGACGACAAGAGCGGTTGGCGGCATTTTTTCTCCTGGTCGACGCGGTGTTGATCGTTCAACAAGTCGGGGCGCGCAGTGTGATCCATGCTTCCATGCTAGGCAATGGCCAGCCGCCGGACAAGAGAAGAGAGCTGTGTGTTTCCTGGATCGTGCGTGAATCAGCTTCACATGTGGCGCGAGCCAGCAGCCAGGCAGGCAGAGGGCAGCGAAAGCTGCATGGGTGGCGCGGCCTTGGCAATGTCGGAGCCATGATTGCCATCCACCGCCCGGGTTGCTATTCTGAACCTGACCGGGGCTCGGCCCGCTGGACGTGACCGGTGGAGCCGCCTGTTCGCGGGGCGGATCCGGAAGGAGGGAAGCGATCGTGCGCAGCACCCGAGGGCTGAGCCTGGTGCTCGGCCTGGCCATGCTGGTGGGATGCGGGATGGGGCCGGAAGAGAAGCCCGTCCCGGTGGTGGGCATCGTCAATGCGAACCCCGCCATGGGCAAGGCGGTGGCGGGCTTCCGGGAGGAGTTCGGCCGGGAGCAGCCCGGGGCCGGCCGGGGGGTGCGCTTTGTCGATCCTGGACAGCTGGCGGGCCCTGAACAGGTGGACGCCGCCCTTCGGGAGATGGTGGCAGGCAAGGTGGACCTGGTGTTCGTCACCTCCACGCCTACGGCTCTTCAGGCCAAGGAGGTCCTGGCCGGGCGGGACGTACCGGTGGTCTTCGCGCCGGTATTCAACGTCCTGGCTTCCGGGCTAATGGAGAACCCGATGCGGCCCGGTGGCTTCATGACCGGGATCCAGGGCGGTGGGCATGCAGGCAAGGCCCTGGAGTGGCATCTGCGGGCAGTGCCCCACGCGCGCCGCCTGCTGGTTCCTCTCTTGCCTGCCGACCCCAGTGCCCAGCAGTGTCTGGCCGAGCTCCAGGACGCCGCCTTTCCCTTGGGCGTGGAGCTGCTCGTCCGGGAGATCCAGGACGAGACCCAGCTGCGGTCGGTTTCGGACGGCCTCCCCGGGGACATCGATGCCTTGTGGCTTCTGAACTCACCCAAGCTGATTCGCCTGGTCAAGCTGTTCACCGAGGTGGCCATCGCGCAAGGCTGGGTGCTCTCCTCCGCCACCTCCCAGGTCGAGGGCGGGGTCATGGTGTCCTTTGGCCAGGATCTGACCGAGACGGGCCGGCGGGCCGGCCGCCTGGCCAGGCGCATCCTGGAGGGCGTGCCGCCCGCGCAGATCCCGGTGGAGCCCGCCGAGTACCGCTTGGGCATCAACCTGGGCACCGCCAGGGCCGCCGGGGTGACCATTGCGGACGAGGTCCTGCGCCAGGCCGACATCATCGTGCAATGAACGAGGACCTGCTGCTGTGACCGGCCGGTCATCGTCCCGGAGCCTCCGGCGCCAGTTGACGGGAGCCTTCCTGCTGCTGAGCCTGGGGCCGTTGCACATCCTGGGCGTTGTCTTCCTGTGGCAGAGCTGGTCCCTGCAGTTGGAGCAGGCTGTGCGCCTGCAGATGGAGATCTCGGAGCGGGTGGCGGCGACCATCGTCAGCTATTTCGAGCGCCTCGAGGATCACCTCCTGACGGTGCTGGGCACGGAGCGTCTGGTCTCCCTGAGCCTCGACCAGCAGCGTTGGCTCCTGGAGCACGCGCGCTCCCATCGCATGAGCTCGACCGACCACCCCCAGGAAGCATTCCAGGAGCTGGCGCTTCTCGACAGCCGTGGCGTAGAGCGGGCGCGGGTATCCCGGACTGCGGTGGTCACCGGCCCTGACCTGCGGGATCGCTCCCAGGATGACGCATTTGTCGTGCCCATGATCAGCTCTGCGACGTATTTCGGACCGGTCCATTTCCACGCGGACCTGGGGGAGCCGACCATGACCATGGCGGTCCCGATTCAGGATCTGGTGCAGGACCGCCGCCGCGGGGTGCTGGCAGCAGAGATTCGCCTGCGGGAGCTGTGGGGGCTCATCACCCAGCTGCGGATCGGGGACAAGGGAGAGGCGTATCTCGTCGACGCGAGCGGCGCGGTGGTGGCCCATCGGGATCCATCCGTGGTGCTGCGCGGCACCCGGACCATGCTGCCGGAGCGGCAGGGGCTCCGGCAGGGCCTGTCCGGCAGGTGGGTGGTGTCCGCTTCTCGGCCGGTGGCGCTGGGCGGCCAACGCCTCGTCATTGTGACGGAAAGGCCCCTCCTGGAGGCCGTGGGCTTCACCCTCTTTCTTTCCCTGACCATCACCCTGTGTGTGGCCCTGGCGGTGGGCCTGGTGGCGACCCTGGCCATCCTGGTGCGGCGGCGGATCGTGGCGCCCATCGAGCTTCTGGCCAGAGTTTCCCAGGCCATCAGCAGCGGCGATTTGTCGCGGCGGGTGGAATTCGCCAGCGACAACGAGCTGGGACTCCTGGCCGACAGCTTCAACCGCATGGCGGCCCGCCTGACTGGGACCATCAGCGCGCTGGAGGCGGGGATCGTCGCCCGGGAAGAGGCCAATGCTGAGCTGGCAGCGGAGATGGAGCGTCGCCATCAGGCGGAGCGCCAGTGGCAGGAGAGCGAGGCCCGCATGGCCGCCATCGTGCGAGCCTTTGACGGTTTCCTCTATCTGGTCGATGCCAGGGGGCGGATCCAATTCATGAACCAGCGCCTCATCGAGCACCTGGGGCGTGACGCCACCGGCGAGCAGTGCTTCGAGGCCCTCCATGATGTCGTTCCCCCATGCCCCTGGTGCGTGCGGGATGCCGGGGTGGTCCGGGAGACGCTGCGCGTCGAGGGGCGCGCCCCCAGGAACGGCCGCTGGTACTACGCGGTGAGCACGCCGGTGCAGCACGCTGACGGTTCGTTCTCGCAGCAGATCATGCTCCTCGACATCACCGACCGGAAGCTGGCGGAGCAGCGGCTGGTAGAGGCCCACGAGCGGCTGCTGACCGTCTTCGACAGCCTGGATGCGGCGGTCTATGTTGCCGACATGACCACCTACGAGCTGCTGGTGGTGAACCGCAAGGTCAGGGAAGCCTTCGGCGAGGTGGAGGGACGACTGTGCTACGCGGCCCTGCAGGAGGGGCAGACCGGTCCCTGCTCCTTCTGCACGAACGATCGGCTCCTGGACGAAGCCGGCTGGCCCACCGGGGTCTGCCAGTGGGAGACCAGGAACCCGGTCACCGGTCGCTGGTACGACCTGCGGGATCAGGCCATTCCCTGGCTGGATGGCCGCATGGTACGCATGGAGATCGCCACCGATATTACCGAGCGCAAGCTCATGGAGGAGAGCTTGGCTGCCGAGAAGGAGAGGCTGGCGGTGACCCTGGCGGCCATTGCCGAAGGGGTGCTGGCCACCGATACTGGCGGTCGGGTCGTGCTCATGAACCGGGTGGCCGCGGAGCTGACCGGCTGGGATCCGGTCGAGGCCATGACCAGGACGGTGGCCGAAGTGCTGCCGCTGCTGGATGAGGCCTCCCGTGGGCCCCTGCCCATCGCCGAGCCGCAGGCAGCGGACACCGGCCACAGCGAAGGGCGGTTTCAGGAGGCGCTGCTACGCTGCCGCAGCGGCCAGGAACGGCCGATCGCCGTGGCGGCGACGCCCATTTTTGACCAGAGCCAGATCCGACTGGGCGCGGTGTGGGTCTTCCGGGACGTTACCGAAGAGCGACGCCTGGCCCGCCAGCTGCTGGAGGTGGAGCGGCTCCGCTCTCTGGGCACCCTGGCAGCCGGGGTGGCCCACGAGATCAACAACCCCCTGGCCAGTGCCTCCCTCAATCTCCAGGTTCTGCTCCAGAGGCTGGAGTCCCGCTCGGAGGAGGACCGGCAGGCCTGTCTGCCCAAGCTGCTGTCGGCGGAGCGCAACATCGAGCGGGCCTCCACCATCGCCCGGGAGCTTCTCCAGTTCTCCCGCCCCGACCGCCCCGGCTGCAGCACCCAGCCCCTCGGACTTTGCGAGGTTCTCTCCCACAGTCTGGCCCTCATCGAGGACCGTCTGGGGGGCGTGGTGGTCGATCTGCGGTGCGAAGGCCTCCCGGAGGTGCCAGGCGATCCCTCGCGGCTGCAACAGGTGTTCACCAATCTGCTGATCAACGCCGTCGAGGCAATGCCCGCCGGCGGCCGGGTCAGTATCACGGGCCAGTGCCTGGGCGACCAGGTCGAGATCGCCATCAGCGACGAGGGCGCAGGTATTCCGCCCGCACAGCTCGGCCGGATCATGGATCCGTTCTTCACCACCAAGGAGCCCGGCAAGGGCACTGGTCTCGGGCTTTTCGTCTCCTACTGGATCGTCCGGCAGCACGGTGGGATGCTGCGGCTGGAGAACAGACCGGGCGGCGGGGCTACAGCATTCATCACTCTACCTGTCTGGAGGGGCCATGCAGCGGATCCTGCTTGTCGATGACGATACGGAGTTCAGGACCAATCTGGAGGAGGTCCTTGCCGAGGCCGGCTACGAGGTGGCGGCGGCCTCCAACGGCAATGAGGCCCTGGAGCTGCTGCGAGCGGAGAGCTTCGACGTCGCGCTGCTGGACGTGATGATGCCGGGCATCAAGGGGACTGACCTCCTGACGGCTTTGCGGCTGACCAGGCCGCGGATGCGGATCATCATGCTCACCGCCTTTGCCACGGTGGAGAATGCCGTGGATGCCATTCACCGGGGGGCCAGTGATTACATCGCCAAGCCGTTCAAGATTCCCAATCTCCTGGTGGCGATCCGCAAGGCGCTGGAGGACGCCCGGTTCGAGGAGAGCCTGGGCCAGCTGCAGCTGGACCATGCCATCCAGAGCCTTTCCAACTCCATCCGGCGGGGTATCATCTCGTCGCTGGCCCGGGTCCCCGGCATGCGGCTCATGGAATTGACGCGGGAGCTGGGCGTGGATGACCACACCAAGGTGGTCTTTCACCTGAAGATCCTGCGCGAATCGGCAGTCATCGAGCAGGGGACGGACAAGGGCTACCGTCTGACCACCGCTGGCCACAACCTGAGCTCCATCCTCAAGCTTCTGGCCGATCGCTTTCCGGGCAGCTGACGCGGGAGGGGGCAGGACACAAGGCTGCTGCCCGCAGGGAAGAACGCCGGGCGCCGGGGCCTATTCGCGGTCGGCGTCGGCGAAGGGGTGGGGGGCGAGCTGGCGGCGGATGCGGTTGTCTGCATCCAGGAGGATGATGGCCGGCTGGAAATCCGCCAGCTCGGCATCGGAATAGAAGGCGTAGCTGGCCACGATCACCAGGTCGCCGACCGCCACCTTGCGGGCGGCGGCGCCGTTCACACAGATGATTCCCGAGTCGGGCGGGCCTTCGATCACATAGGTGCTGAACCGTTCTCCGTTGTTGATGTCATAGACATCCACCGCCTCGAACGGCAGCAGGCCGACGGCGTCCATGAGGGCCCGGTCCACGGTCAGACTCCCCTCGTACCGGAGGTTGGCGTCGGTAACCGTGGCCCGGTGGATCTTCGATTTCAGCATCGAGCGCATCATGACCGGCCTTGCTCCTCGCCGGGCAGCAAGAGCCCGTTGTCGATGAGGCGGGTCTCCCCTATCCAGACTGCCATGGCCAGAATCGAGCGGCGGTCCACGATCTGCTGGCGGTCCATGGTCTCCTGGTCGACGATGGTGGCGTAGTCGATGCGCGTGCCGCGGTGGCCGGCGATGGAGGCCCGGACCGCCTCCTCCAGCCGTTCGGACGCGGTCTCGCCGGCCGCCACCAGCTGGCGCGCCAGCTGCAGCCCCTGCCAAAGGGCCAGGGCTGGCCCCCGCCGTTGCTCATCACTCAGGTAGCGGTTGCGGGAGCTCATCGCCAGGCCGTCCGCTTCCCGCACCGTGGGATGGCCCACCACGGTCAGGTCCCAGTCCAGGTCTTGCACCATGCGGCGGATCACTGCCAGCTGCTGCCGGTCTTTCTCGCCGAAGATGGCCACGTGGGGCGCGACGATGTGGAAGAGCTTGGCTACCACAGTGGCCACCCCTTCGAAATGCCCCGGCCGACTGGCCCCGCACAGCCCCGCGCCCACCCCCTCGACCCGGATGCGGGTCCGGTGGCCGGGGGGATACATGGCGGCGGCTGGAGGGGTGAAGAGAACATCGACACCGGCCTTGGCAGCCAGGGCGGTATCCCGGGTCAGATCCCGCGGGTAGCGCTCCAGGTCCTCGTTGGCCCCGAATTGCAGTGGATTGACGAAAAGACTTGCCACCACCCGATCCGCGTGCCGGTGGCCAGCGGC from Thermodesulfobacteriota bacterium carries:
- a CDS encoding ATP-binding protein, with amino-acid sequence MTGAFLLLSLGPLHILGVVFLWQSWSLQLEQAVRLQMEISERVAATIVSYFERLEDHLLTVLGTERLVSLSLDQQRWLLEHARSHRMSSTDHPQEAFQELALLDSRGVERARVSRTAVVTGPDLRDRSQDDAFVVPMISSATYFGPVHFHADLGEPTMTMAVPIQDLVQDRRRGVLAAEIRLRELWGLITQLRIGDKGEAYLVDASGAVVAHRDPSVVLRGTRTMLPERQGLRQGLSGRWVVSASRPVALGGQRLVIVTERPLLEAVGFTLFLSLTITLCVALAVGLVATLAILVRRRIVAPIELLARVSQAISSGDLSRRVEFASDNELGLLADSFNRMAARLTGTISALEAGIVAREEANAELAAEMERRHQAERQWQESEARMAAIVRAFDGFLYLVDARGRIQFMNQRLIEHLGRDATGEQCFEALHDVVPPCPWCVRDAGVVRETLRVEGRAPRNGRWYYAVSTPVQHADGSFSQQIMLLDITDRKLAEQRLVEAHERLLTVFDSLDAAVYVADMTTYELLVVNRKVREAFGEVEGRLCYAALQEGQTGPCSFCTNDRLLDEAGWPTGVCQWETRNPVTGRWYDLRDQAIPWLDGRMVRMEIATDITERKLMEESLAAEKERLAVTLAAIAEGVLATDTGGRVVLMNRVAAELTGWDPVEAMTRTVAEVLPLLDEASRGPLPIAEPQAADTGHSEGRFQEALLRCRSGQERPIAVAATPIFDQSQIRLGAVWVFRDVTEERRLARQLLEVERLRSLGTLAAGVAHEINNPLASASLNLQVLLQRLESRSEEDRQACLPKLLSAERNIERASTIARELLQFSRPDRPGCSTQPLGLCEVLSHSLALIEDRLGGVVVDLRCEGLPEVPGDPSRLQQVFTNLLINAVEAMPAGGRVSITGQCLGDQVEIAISDEGAGIPPAQLGRIMDPFFTTKEPGKGTGLGLFVSYWIVRQHGGMLRLENRPGGGATAFITLPVWRGHAADPACR
- a CDS encoding PilZ domain-containing protein, with amino-acid sequence METRQYCRLDRPLVLSLRRQGSQAPFCMAQSQDLSQGGLCLVCEQCLPPGAHLELVVQFPFRLTSRVRLSGRVTSCTEVGAGHRRLFRLGVAFCQLPSDLFLELSLFLDRLAAQRAPCRPTPPSRTLRNAGNAG
- a CDS encoding tetratricopeptide repeat protein; protein product: MPPTALVVLITSLLLAPHLWRPPSAPAAQPEAAGITADSQAGPVHKAPMSRDDQEKRAMALFSTIHDLAQGPDRTANLGRMTDLYQEIIDQCPDVPLAQESYWRLIEMDLRDYQPPRVAAALARRAQLRSRYPASPVLPAAEISMARALYLNGSWAELLQLSATATASPDRIDSKSPLWLFYRAESQSQLGDLTAARQGFQTLIDRYPDGQLAGRARQRLAELPGTGAAAP
- a CDS encoding response regulator, whose protein sequence is MQRILLVDDDTEFRTNLEEVLAEAGYEVAAASNGNEALELLRAESFDVALLDVMMPGIKGTDLLTALRLTRPRMRIIMLTAFATVENAVDAIHRGASDYIAKPFKIPNLLVAIRKALEDARFEESLGQLQLDHAIQSLSNSIRRGIISSLARVPGMRLMELTRELGVDDHTKVVFHLKILRESAVIEQGTDKGYRLTTAGHNLSSILKLLADRFPGS
- a CDS encoding ABC transporter substrate-binding protein yields the protein MRSTRGLSLVLGLAMLVGCGMGPEEKPVPVVGIVNANPAMGKAVAGFREEFGREQPGAGRGVRFVDPGQLAGPEQVDAALREMVAGKVDLVFVTSTPTALQAKEVLAGRDVPVVFAPVFNVLASGLMENPMRPGGFMTGIQGGGHAGKALEWHLRAVPHARRLLVPLLPADPSAQQCLAELQDAAFPLGVELLVREIQDETQLRSVSDGLPGDIDALWLLNSPKLIRLVKLFTEVAIAQGWVLSSATSQVEGGVMVSFGQDLTETGRRAGRLARRILEGVPPAQIPVEPAEYRLGINLGTARAAGVTIADEVLRQADIIVQ
- the panD gene encoding aspartate 1-decarboxylase, whose product is MMRSMLKSKIHRATVTDANLRYEGSLTVDRALMDAVGLLPFEAVDVYDINNGERFSTYVIEGPPDSGIICVNGAAARKVAVGDLVIVASYAFYSDAELADFQPAIILLDADNRIRRQLAPHPFADADRE
- the panC gene encoding pantoate--beta-alanine ligase codes for the protein METIASPAAMSGWSKAARASGRTLALVPTMGALHAGHLALMAAGHRHADRVVASLFVNPLQFGANEDLERYPRDLTRDTALAAKAGVDVLFTPPAAAMYPPGHRTRIRVEGVGAGLCGASRPGHFEGVATVVAKLFHIVAPHVAIFGEKDRQQLAVIRRMVQDLDWDLTVVGHPTVREADGLAMSSRNRYLSDEQRRGPALALWQGLQLARQLVAAGETASERLEEAVRASIAGHRGTRIDYATIVDQETMDRQQIVDRRSILAMAVWIGETRLIDNGLLLPGEEQGRS
- a CDS encoding cytochrome c3 family protein translates to MHDGRIMALAMGMVLCWESTSHARVSGLCSNCHTMHNSQAGAAVVASGTGAGWSGGSLSGGTGSGPQGALLVTDCVGCHTSSAGATIVSVADSRIPIVYNLVPPADPLAGGNFYWVAALGDEHGHNVRGVSARDAALEVAPGAVGCANSCHVSLTLTDAQTTGGRKNGCQGCHNSVRHHGGDPAGQPVGADGGWYRFLAAPSGHDFLGGAGVTGIEDPDWEQSPTGTAHNTYYGGDGSDNQSPQSIGKFCAGCHYNFHSPGFATTFMGTDNGGGASPWLRHPADAVIPGEAGSEYTSYTVYDPQVPVGRPEPTLTGFAANVVRPGTDKVICLSCHRAHGSPFPDMLRWDRTAMVVGTTGAAAGTGCFKCHSTKDGI